Proteins encoded by one window of Pseudomonas tructae:
- a CDS encoding helix-turn-helix transcriptional regulator: MKQTDSLAYRPDPQLYLQLGELIASTGAQTFAQQMLRLVDAQVTIHKLDLSEWTLDSRQASVSRIKVLGSAGLEQDLPTMDYLHHPLLQSIMQMKDPLLIEFRAPPTTRHQPHSAHQCNLVSRSGNRRWVICFHRLPSQRGFSLSELSQLKSLSDTLLPLVEHHGQLLEQGAGCALTELDAGTLRHAFGERLAQGAISLSVREQEVCMGLLTGGTVPQLAQRLNLKTSSIETYLKRATAKLGVSGRHGLAKWMAGA, encoded by the coding sequence ATGAAGCAGACCGACAGCCTCGCCTACCGCCCCGACCCGCAGTTGTACCTGCAACTGGGCGAACTGATCGCCAGCACCGGCGCCCAAACCTTTGCCCAGCAGATGCTGCGCCTGGTCGATGCCCAGGTGACGATCCACAAGCTTGACCTCAGTGAGTGGACCCTGGACTCGCGCCAGGCCAGTGTCAGCCGCATCAAGGTGCTGGGCAGTGCCGGCCTTGAGCAGGATCTGCCGACCATGGACTATCTGCACCATCCGCTGCTGCAATCGATCATGCAAATGAAGGACCCGCTATTGATCGAGTTCAGGGCCCCACCCACCACCCGCCATCAACCCCACAGTGCCCACCAGTGCAACCTGGTTTCACGCAGTGGCAACCGCCGCTGGGTGATCTGCTTTCATCGCCTGCCCAGCCAGCGCGGCTTTTCCCTGAGCGAACTGTCGCAACTCAAAAGCCTGTCCGATACCTTGCTGCCGCTGGTCGAGCACCATGGCCAGCTCCTTGAACAAGGCGCCGGCTGCGCCCTGACAGAACTTGACGCCGGCACTTTGCGCCACGCCTTCGGTGAACGCCTGGCACAAGGCGCCATCAGTCTCTCGGTCCGCGAACAGGAAGTGTGCATGGGCTTGTTGACTGGCGGTACGGTTCCACAACTGGCGCAACGGCTGAACCTGAAGACCAGCTCAATCGAAACCTACCTCAAGCGCGCCACCGCCAAGCTGGGGGTCAGCGGCCGCCATGGCCTGGCGAAATGGATGGCCGGTGCCTGA
- a CDS encoding non-ribosomal peptide synthetase, protein MPAANTFALTAAQRDIWLDQISHGDSPRYNVGGYVDFDGDIDAGRLRQALVHLMGLHDSLRTVLVAQDEDSGVPRQCFSDGLAVDLSEHDLRAIPEPFAAAQALMKARLQRPYALDTAPLWGTMLIRIADRRYLFVLHTHHLILDGWGIDQMFKQTADCYRLLEQGQPLPDTAPSYRDFIDDDAHYQQSTRQARDRDYWLAKYKQLPDPLLAPRERGALIAAEPTAALELPFDAGLLTRMRQLAQDLQASAFHVLLAALHVCCARTWQRDEWVLGLPVRNRSNARFKATMGLFSQVSALHMDFGRSQSFAELVGAIGDTLKQDFRHQRFSLSDLNRALGAQREERSQLFELMLSYEEDDNDLRYGQTASHSVMICNGHGPTPLSIHLRGNSHSAKACLHLVYNHAWFSAEEVRALAERLLYVLEQGLQRPELSIAAFDVLTASEHARLQAWNATSVPAACQALIHRRIEAQAAAWPQAVAAFHNGQQLSYGELNRRADILARHLIALGSQPEQRVAVVARRGLDTLVGLLAVLKSGAAYVPIDPAQPLERLAYLLDDSAPQVVLTQSSLSERLPAHGRPQIELDRCDWNEALDSRPLSLAQSADSLAYVIYTSGSTGEPKGVMVEHRMLANLVDWSCTAFDLGPGRQQSCLAGFGFDAMAWEVWPALCSGATLHLAPVRDGAEDIEALLRWWRAQPLDVSFLPTPVAEHAFAQGELHPTLHTLLVGGDRLRRLGREQRYRVINNYGPTEATVVATAGQVQAGQPLHIGAPVANTRAYVLDGQRRLLPIGAVGELYIGGSGVARGYLNRPELTAERFLSDPHSEAANARMYRTGDLVCWNADGNLEYLGRNDDQVKIRGVRVELAEIEAALASHARVRECVVLLRDGQLQAWFIGDAAATPLELYEHLRQRLSAALLPGAYTRLTAWPLTANGKLDRRALPVADDAAKVRRVHEAPQGEIEQRLAVLWAELLKVERVGRRDHFFELGGHSLLAVQLIGRMRQQGLQADVQVLYGQSTLASLAAAVVVGEVAQVPANRVPSDCQQITPELLALTELDQAAIERIVAAVPGGAANVQEIYPLAPLQQGLLYHHVTDVRDPYQQQVLFAFADPQCLAAFAQALQRVIERHDILRTSLVWEDLEQPQQVVWRKAQLEVETWSQVAQTGDVGAQLRSDYDPQQRPLDLRRAPMMALVSAEDRQQGRWLGLLRFHHLVNDAVSIQVLLSELEAFMAGSGEQLPEPVAYRDYVALSGAAERQAGHQAFFREQLVGVEAPVPIPGLGGATVDEDQLHTCSERLDDALTATLRNLARQQGASLASLLHLAWAQVLGTLAVVDEVTVGTVLLGRAMAGKDADRAMGMFINSLPLRVNLAGQSVSQALAATHGRLAALLGHEDAPLILAQHCSGLPAGTPLFNSLINYRYGAVVQGQVLPGVTLVAASEVLSHGLVLTVDDQEQTLQLAVRAPRAIGAQRLLDALSTALRQLGQALAEGGHGALEALCSVPAAELQRLLHDFNSTEDRHSPLDQTLPALFEAQVRRTPQAIALQSEDASLDYQTLNAQANRLAHRLLSLGVGPDTRVAVCVERGVAMMVALLGVLKAGGAYVPLDPGYPAERLQFLLTDSAPQVLLVHSATRGLFEPSGLTLLDLDQDAWQVGADHDPQVPGLGPAQLAYVMYTSGSTGTPKGVMIEHRGLCNLMHWGSQICLPRPGDALLQRAPFTFDGSVWELFWPLTAGLRLVLARPDGHRDPAYLVQLIQARQVTLIKFVPALLHQFLEVPGVERCTSLTDIFCGGGELTLALLASVRQRLPKVRLHNVYGPTEATVDSTAWTLRADEPLPLQVPPIGRPIANTRLYVLDAHDRLVPLGAVGQLHIGGVGVARGYLGLPALQAQRFIASPFVDGDRLYRTGDLVRYREDGQLDFLGRNDFQVKLRGLRVELGEIEAWLVAHPAISQCVVLMREERLVAYFTCREGAHAPALEVLRNHLLARMPEYMVPSAYVALAQLPLSANGKVDRQALPAPGAEAVISRSYQAPQGELETALADIWTQVLKIEQVGRDDNFFELGGHSLLAVNLVARMRQAGLHVDARTLFSQPTLAGLAASTQRQPLQVAIPETTIPSLGTRRRL, encoded by the coding sequence ATGCCCGCCGCCAACACTTTTGCCCTCACCGCCGCCCAGCGTGACATCTGGCTGGACCAGATCAGCCATGGCGACTCGCCGCGGTACAACGTCGGCGGCTATGTCGACTTCGACGGCGACATCGATGCCGGTCGGCTACGCCAGGCGTTGGTGCACTTGATGGGCCTGCACGACAGCCTGCGTACGGTGCTGGTGGCGCAGGACGAGGACAGCGGTGTGCCGCGCCAGTGTTTTAGCGATGGGCTTGCGGTCGACCTTAGCGAGCATGATCTACGCGCCATCCCCGAGCCGTTCGCGGCTGCACAGGCCTTGATGAAGGCCAGGCTGCAGCGCCCTTATGCGCTGGATACAGCGCCCTTGTGGGGGACGATGCTGATTCGCATCGCTGACCGGCGCTACCTGTTTGTCCTGCATACCCACCACCTGATCCTCGATGGCTGGGGGATAGACCAGATGTTCAAGCAGACCGCCGACTGCTATCGCTTGCTTGAACAGGGCCAACCCTTGCCCGACACGGCGCCGTCCTACCGCGATTTCATCGATGACGACGCCCACTATCAGCAGTCGACGCGGCAGGCCCGCGATCGCGACTACTGGCTGGCCAAGTACAAGCAGCTTCCGGATCCCTTGCTGGCACCTCGTGAGCGTGGCGCACTGATCGCGGCCGAGCCGACGGCTGCTCTGGAACTGCCCTTCGACGCCGGGTTGCTTACACGCATGCGGCAACTGGCGCAGGACCTGCAAGCGTCGGCTTTTCACGTGTTGCTGGCGGCCCTGCATGTGTGTTGCGCACGTACCTGGCAACGTGACGAGTGGGTACTCGGCTTGCCGGTGCGCAACCGCAGCAACGCAAGGTTCAAGGCAACCATGGGCTTGTTCAGCCAGGTCAGCGCCTTGCACATGGACTTCGGCCGCAGCCAGTCGTTCGCCGAACTGGTGGGCGCCATTGGCGATACCCTCAAGCAGGATTTTCGTCATCAGCGCTTCTCGCTGAGTGACCTGAACCGGGCGCTGGGTGCGCAGCGTGAGGAACGCTCGCAACTGTTCGAACTGATGCTGTCCTACGAAGAAGACGACAACGACCTGCGTTATGGTCAAACGGCCAGCCACTCCGTGATGATCTGCAACGGCCACGGACCGACCCCCTTGAGTATTCACCTGCGCGGCAACAGTCACAGCGCCAAGGCGTGCCTGCACCTGGTTTACAACCACGCCTGGTTCAGTGCCGAGGAGGTCCGGGCCCTGGCCGAGCGTTTACTGTATGTACTGGAGCAGGGTTTGCAACGACCGGAACTGAGCATCGCCGCCTTCGACGTGCTGACCGCCAGCGAACACGCCCGTTTGCAGGCCTGGAACGCCACCTCGGTGCCCGCCGCGTGCCAGGCGCTGATCCATCGGCGGATCGAGGCTCAGGCTGCAGCTTGGCCGCAAGCGGTGGCCGCCTTTCACAACGGCCAGCAGCTGAGTTACGGTGAGTTGAACCGCCGGGCCGATATCCTCGCCCGGCACCTAATCGCCCTGGGCAGCCAGCCTGAGCAACGTGTCGCGGTGGTTGCCCGGCGTGGGCTGGACACCCTGGTCGGTTTGCTGGCGGTGCTCAAGAGCGGTGCTGCGTACGTGCCGATCGACCCGGCGCAACCTCTTGAACGCCTGGCTTACCTGCTCGATGACAGTGCGCCGCAGGTGGTCTTGACGCAGTCCTCGCTGAGCGAGCGCCTGCCTGCCCATGGTCGGCCACAGATCGAACTGGACCGCTGCGACTGGAACGAGGCGCTGGACAGTCGCCCGCTGTCGCTGGCCCAGAGTGCCGACAGCCTGGCCTATGTCATCTACACCTCAGGCTCCACCGGCGAGCCGAAAGGGGTGATGGTCGAGCACCGCATGCTCGCCAACCTGGTCGATTGGAGTTGCACTGCCTTTGACTTGGGCCCCGGCCGCCAGCAGTCGTGCCTGGCCGGCTTCGGCTTCGATGCCATGGCCTGGGAAGTCTGGCCGGCACTGTGCAGCGGCGCGACCCTGCACCTGGCGCCGGTACGCGACGGCGCCGAGGATATCGAGGCCTTGCTGCGCTGGTGGCGTGCCCAGCCGCTGGATGTGAGCTTCCTGCCGACGCCCGTGGCTGAACATGCCTTTGCCCAGGGCGAGCTGCATCCGACCTTGCACACCTTGCTGGTCGGCGGTGATCGCCTGCGCCGTCTGGGCCGTGAGCAGCGCTACCGGGTGATCAACAACTACGGCCCCACCGAAGCCACGGTGGTGGCCACTGCCGGGCAGGTCCAGGCAGGCCAGCCCCTGCATATCGGCGCGCCGGTGGCCAATACCCGAGCCTATGTGCTCGATGGCCAGCGCCGGTTGTTGCCGATCGGTGCAGTCGGTGAGCTCTACATCGGCGGTAGCGGCGTCGCCCGTGGCTATCTGAATCGCCCGGAACTGACGGCAGAGCGCTTTCTCAGCGACCCGCACAGCGAGGCTGCCAATGCGCGGATGTATCGCACTGGCGACCTGGTGTGCTGGAACGCCGACGGCAACCTGGAATACCTTGGGCGCAACGACGACCAGGTGAAGATCCGTGGCGTGCGGGTCGAGCTTGCAGAAATCGAGGCGGCCCTGGCCAGCCATGCCCGGGTGCGCGAGTGCGTGGTGCTGCTGCGCGACGGCCAGTTGCAGGCCTGGTTCATTGGCGATGCAGCGGCTACCCCGCTGGAGTTGTACGAGCACCTGCGCCAGCGCCTGTCGGCGGCATTGTTGCCGGGTGCCTACACGAGGCTGACGGCCTGGCCGCTGACCGCCAACGGCAAACTGGACCGTCGTGCGCTGCCCGTGGCCGATGACGCGGCCAAGGTCCGCCGCGTGCATGAGGCGCCGCAGGGTGAGATCGAGCAGCGCCTGGCAGTCTTGTGGGCCGAGTTGCTGAAGGTCGAACGGGTAGGGCGGCGGGACCATTTCTTTGAGCTGGGTGGCCATTCGCTGCTGGCGGTGCAACTGATCGGGCGCATGCGCCAGCAGGGTCTGCAAGCTGATGTGCAGGTGCTGTACGGCCAGTCGACCCTGGCCAGCCTGGCCGCCGCCGTGGTGGTTGGCGAGGTTGCGCAGGTCCCGGCCAACCGGGTCCCGAGCGACTGCCAACAGATTACCCCCGAGCTGCTTGCACTCACCGAACTTGACCAGGCGGCCATCGAACGTATCGTCGCGGCGGTGCCCGGAGGGGCCGCCAACGTGCAGGAGATTTATCCGCTGGCGCCGCTGCAGCAGGGCCTGCTCTACCATCATGTCACCGATGTGCGCGACCCTTACCAGCAACAGGTGTTGTTCGCCTTTGCCGACCCGCAGTGCCTGGCAGCCTTTGCCCAGGCCCTGCAACGGGTGATCGAGCGCCACGACATCCTGCGCACCAGCCTTGTCTGGGAGGATCTTGAACAGCCCCAGCAAGTGGTATGGCGCAAGGCTCAGCTGGAGGTCGAAACCTGGAGCCAGGTTGCGCAGACGGGTGACGTCGGTGCGCAACTACGCAGTGATTACGATCCGCAGCAACGGCCGCTGGACTTGCGCCGGGCGCCGATGATGGCACTGGTCAGCGCCGAAGATCGCCAGCAAGGGCGCTGGCTGGGGTTGCTGCGTTTCCACCACCTGGTCAACGACGCGGTGTCCATCCAGGTACTACTGAGCGAACTTGAAGCGTTCATGGCCGGGAGCGGTGAGCAACTGCCTGAGCCTGTGGCGTACCGTGACTATGTTGCCCTCAGTGGCGCTGCCGAGCGCCAGGCTGGCCACCAGGCGTTTTTTCGCGAACAACTGGTCGGCGTCGAGGCGCCTGTGCCCATCCCGGGACTGGGCGGTGCGACCGTTGATGAGGATCAACTGCACACCTGCAGCGAGCGCCTCGACGATGCACTGACCGCCACATTGCGCAACCTGGCCCGCCAGCAGGGCGCCAGCCTTGCCAGCCTCCTGCACCTGGCCTGGGCCCAGGTGCTCGGTACCCTGGCGGTGGTCGATGAGGTCACCGTCGGCACGGTGCTGCTGGGGCGGGCCATGGCTGGCAAAGACGCCGATCGCGCCATGGGCATGTTCATCAACAGCCTGCCGCTGCGGGTCAACCTCGCCGGGCAATCGGTCAGCCAGGCCCTGGCCGCGACCCATGGACGCCTGGCTGCGCTGCTGGGCCATGAAGATGCGCCGTTGATCCTGGCCCAGCATTGCAGCGGTCTGCCAGCGGGCACGCCGTTGTTCAACAGCCTGATCAACTACCGCTACGGGGCGGTGGTGCAGGGCCAGGTGCTGCCGGGGGTGACCCTGGTCGCGGCCAGCGAAGTGCTCAGCCATGGCCTGGTGCTGACCGTGGACGATCAGGAGCAGACCTTGCAGTTGGCCGTCCGCGCGCCACGGGCGATCGGTGCGCAACGGCTGCTGGACGCGCTGTCGACTGCCTTGCGGCAACTGGGCCAGGCCCTGGCCGAGGGTGGCCATGGTGCGCTGGAGGCGCTGTGCAGTGTGCCGGCCGCGGAGTTGCAGCGCCTGTTGCACGATTTCAACAGCACCGAGGACCGCCACAGCCCGCTGGACCAGACGCTGCCGGCACTGTTCGAGGCCCAGGTGCGGCGCACGCCCCAGGCCATCGCGCTGCAGAGCGAGGACGCCAGCCTCGACTACCAGACCCTCAATGCCCAGGCCAATCGCCTGGCTCATCGCCTGCTGAGCCTGGGCGTTGGTCCCGATACCCGGGTGGCGGTGTGCGTCGAGCGCGGGGTGGCAATGATGGTCGCCTTGCTCGGGGTGCTCAAGGCCGGTGGTGCCTACGTGCCCCTGGACCCCGGTTACCCGGCCGAGCGCCTGCAATTCTTGCTGACTGACAGCGCGCCCCAGGTACTGTTGGTGCATAGCGCCACCCGTGGCCTGTTCGAACCGTCGGGGTTAACCCTGCTGGACCTGGACCAGGACGCTTGGCAAGTCGGCGCCGATCACGATCCGCAGGTCCCGGGGTTGGGCCCGGCGCAGTTGGCCTACGTGATGTACACCTCGGGCTCCACGGGCACGCCCAAGGGGGTGATGATCGAGCATCGCGGCCTGTGCAACCTGATGCATTGGGGCTCGCAGATCTGCCTGCCACGGCCGGGCGATGCCTTGCTGCAACGGGCGCCGTTCACCTTCGATGGCTCAGTGTGGGAACTGTTCTGGCCGCTGACGGCAGGCCTGCGCCTGGTCCTGGCGCGACCGGACGGGCACCGCGATCCGGCCTACCTGGTGCAGTTGATCCAGGCCCGCCAGGTGACCCTGATCAAGTTCGTGCCGGCACTGCTGCATCAGTTTCTCGAGGTGCCAGGTGTCGAGCGCTGTACCAGCCTGACCGACATTTTCTGCGGCGGCGGTGAGCTGACCCTGGCACTGCTGGCCAGCGTGCGCCAGCGCCTGCCCAAGGTGCGTTTGCACAACGTCTATGGTCCTACCGAGGCCACTGTGGACAGCACCGCCTGGACCCTGCGGGCCGATGAACCGCTGCCGCTGCAGGTGCCGCCCATTGGCCGGCCGATCGCCAACACCCGCCTGTATGTACTCGATGCCCACGACCGCCTGGTGCCGCTGGGTGCGGTGGGGCAGTTGCATATCGGTGGCGTCGGCGTGGCGCGTGGTTACCTGGGGTTGCCGGCCTTGCAGGCGCAACGTTTTATCGCCAGCCCGTTCGTGGACGGCGATCGTTTGTACCGTACCGGCGATCTGGTGCGTTACCGCGAGGATGGCCAGCTCGACTTTCTTGGCCGCAACGACTTTCAGGTCAAGCTGCGTGGGCTGCGGGTCGAGCTTGGCGAGATCGAGGCATGGCTGGTCGCGCACCCGGCGATCAGCCAGTGCGTGGTGCTGATGCGCGAAGAGCGCCTGGTGGCCTATTTCACCTGCCGCGAAGGTGCCCATGCGCCGGCCCTGGAGGTCCTGCGCAACCACTTGCTGGCGCGCATGCCCGAGTACATGGTGCCGTCGGCGTATGTGGCGCTGGCGCAACTGCCGCTGAGCGCCAATGGCAAGGT